Proteins from a single region of Echeneis naucrates chromosome 2, fEcheNa1.1, whole genome shotgun sequence:
- the LOC115054048 gene encoding gap junction beta-6 protein-like has translation MSWPALYAQLVGANRHSTSLGKVWLSVLFIFRVLVLVVAAESVWGDEQSDFTCNTLQPGCENVCYDQFFPVSHIRLWCLQLVFVSTPTLLVAMYVGYRNQKDKKILQGSSRSGFLSNRGQEEELEALKKRRLPIIGALWWTYACSLLFRLLFEGGFMYALYVVYDGFQMPRLVQCDQWPCPNLVDCFISRPTEKTIFTVFMATASSICMVLNMAELAYLVAKAVTR, from the exons ATGTCTTGGCCTGCTCTGTACGCTCAGCTGGTCGGGGCCAACCGTCACTCCACCAGTCTGGGCAAAGTCTGGCTCTCTGTGCTCTTTATTTTCcgggtcctggttctggttgttgctgctgagaGTGTTTGGGGAGATGAGCAGTCTGACTTCACCTGTAACACACTGCAG CCTGGCTGTGAAAACGTCTGCTACGACCAGTTTTTCCCCGTCTCCCACATCCGTCTCTGGTGTCTCCAGCTGGTCTTCGTCTCCACACCAACTCTCCTGGTTGCGATGTATGTTGGCTACCGCAACCAAAAGGACAAGAAGATACTGCAG gggTCTAGTAGATCTGGTTTTCTCAGCAACAGAGGTcaggaggaagagctggaggCTCTGAAGAAACGCAGGCTCCCAATCATCGGTGCCCTCTGGTGGACGTACGCCTGCAGTCTGCTGTTCAGGCTGCTGTTTGAAGGAGGTTTCAT GTACGCCCTCTACGTGGTGTACGATGGTTTCCAGATGCCACGGCTGGTGCAGTGTGACCAGTGGCCCTGTCCCAACCTGGTGGACTGTTTCATCTCTCGCCCCACCGAGAAAACCATCTTCACTGTGTTCATGGCCACGGCCTCGTCCATCTGCATGGTCCTCAACATGGCCGAACT